In a single window of the Candidatus Hydrogenedentota bacterium genome:
- a CDS encoding ATP-binding cassette domain-containing protein encodes GNAQAKHFSFHLQTSKGRSIALNIPRKSAWNLGRWEGNDIPLPFESSASALHAVLTPQNGNRLQLTDKGSLNGTWVNGRRVTRTLLEPTDAVTIGGTVFHFELLSDGGLRVSRRDCGEDIALECIALTRKVPNRSRDGARTIRILDDVSLAIRPGEFVGLLGPSGAGKSTLLKAINGYNPPSYGCVLLNGVPLYRCFDMFRTTIGYVPQDDIVHADLTVESSLHYVAQLRLPGDLSLDQRNELIDATIETLGLSHVRASRIRDLSGGQRKRVSIGCELITRPGLLYLDEPTSGLDPSTEEKLMHHFRSLARRGTTILITTHILYNLDLLDRVVIMSRGRLVFFGTPEEARTFFGSNGKPLESATRIFDILEGELQEGADPKQDRSPNAVAAHYQRKYAESDLYRKHVLNELAPTSQEMLAVSRETGGKAQATASQRPNASEHRTLLEKPLRKSKSGAPWRPFSPRNWLTLTRRHVAIKSASLKQIAFYLAVPLVLALVTLSLRSPALPDDAELAKIKESIAQQIHGGPYDLGDTMKGLLSPKGLEDPRPAEDVVFALKHEGIPNLPTPLSVLLMFVMTAIFMGTLLSCLELSTERAIYQRERMANQKIADYLGSKLPFLFLTTAIQCLVFIVICRFKPGLRDFDLVGAYLAMVAMAWASVALGLFLSALDPTPGQFSVILAIVAVLPQLVLSGGLAPDFYQGMPGVMKAIAAVSPARWGLEMLMTAFYWHPERTALSWLESFVPETIGFAYGTKVYLKDVGVLALQGVLWLLLCAMVLRRQDAVK; translated from the coding sequence TTGGCAACGCGCAGGCGAAGCACTTCAGCTTTCATTTGCAGACCAGCAAGGGCCGCTCGATTGCGCTCAACATTCCGCGCAAGTCTGCCTGGAACCTTGGCCGCTGGGAAGGCAACGACATTCCGCTTCCCTTCGAATCCAGCGCCTCGGCCCTTCACGCCGTCCTCACCCCTCAAAACGGCAACCGCCTCCAACTCACCGACAAAGGCAGCCTCAACGGCACCTGGGTGAACGGACGCCGCGTCACCAGGACGCTGCTCGAACCTACCGACGCCGTCACCATCGGCGGCACGGTCTTTCACTTTGAACTTCTTTCGGATGGCGGTCTCCGCGTGTCGCGGCGGGATTGCGGCGAAGACATTGCCCTCGAATGCATCGCCCTGACCCGCAAAGTTCCGAATCGCTCCCGCGACGGCGCGCGCACCATCCGAATTCTCGACGACGTGTCCCTCGCGATACGCCCCGGCGAGTTTGTCGGACTCCTTGGGCCAAGCGGCGCTGGCAAATCGACGCTCTTGAAAGCCATCAACGGCTACAACCCGCCATCCTACGGGTGTGTGCTGTTGAATGGCGTCCCGTTGTACCGATGCTTCGACATGTTTCGCACCACCATCGGCTACGTGCCTCAGGACGACATTGTCCACGCGGACCTCACGGTCGAATCCAGCCTCCATTATGTCGCGCAACTGCGTTTGCCCGGCGACTTGTCGCTCGATCAGCGTAACGAGCTTATTGACGCCACCATTGAGACGCTTGGACTCTCTCACGTCCGCGCCAGCCGAATCCGCGACCTCAGCGGCGGCCAACGCAAGCGCGTGTCTATCGGGTGCGAACTAATCACGCGCCCCGGCTTGCTCTATCTCGACGAGCCGACCTCGGGCCTCGATCCGAGTACCGAAGAGAAGCTCATGCACCATTTCCGCAGCCTCGCGAGGCGCGGCACGACGATCCTGATCACGACGCACATCCTCTACAACCTCGATCTGCTCGACCGTGTGGTGATCATGTCGCGTGGACGCCTCGTGTTCTTCGGCACTCCCGAAGAAGCGCGCACCTTCTTCGGCTCGAACGGCAAACCGCTGGAAAGCGCAACGCGCATCTTTGATATCCTCGAGGGCGAGTTGCAGGAGGGTGCGGACCCCAAGCAGGATCGTTCGCCCAATGCCGTTGCCGCGCATTACCAGCGCAAGTACGCCGAGTCGGATCTGTATCGCAAGCACGTGCTCAACGAACTTGCGCCGACTTCGCAGGAAATGCTCGCTGTCAGCCGCGAAACCGGCGGAAAGGCCCAGGCCACCGCGTCGCAGCGCCCCAACGCGTCCGAGCACCGCACGCTATTGGAGAAGCCCCTGCGCAAGAGCAAGAGCGGCGCGCCGTGGCGGCCATTCTCGCCGCGCAACTGGCTGACGCTCACGCGGCGACACGTCGCCATCAAGTCCGCGTCATTGAAGCAAATTGCTTTCTACCTCGCGGTCCCGCTCGTACTCGCCCTGGTCACGTTGTCGCTGCGATCCCCGGCGCTGCCCGACGATGCCGAACTCGCAAAGATCAAGGAGTCCATCGCGCAACAGATCCACGGCGGACCTTACGACCTCGGGGATACCATGAAGGGGCTGCTGTCGCCCAAGGGACTCGAAGATCCCCGCCCTGCCGAAGACGTCGTCTTCGCGCTGAAACACGAAGGCATCCCGAATCTCCCGACGCCGCTCAGTGTGCTGCTCATGTTCGTTATGACCGCCATATTCATGGGGACGCTGCTCTCGTGCCTCGAACTCTCCACCGAGCGCGCCATTTACCAGCGCGAACGCATGGCGAATCAGAAGATCGCGGATTACCTCGGCTCAAAGCTGCCCTTCCTCTTTCTCACCACGGCCATTCAGTGCCTCGTCTTTATCGTCATCTGCCGCTTCAAACCCGGCCTGCGGGATTTCGACCTTGTCGGGGCCTACCTCGCCATGGTCGCCATGGCGTGGGCGTCTGTTGCGCTTGGACTCTTCCTCAGCGCCCTCGACCCGACGCCCGGCCAGTTTTCGGTGATACTCGCCATCGTCGCGGTGTTGCCCCAACTTGTCCTCTCGGGGGGGCTCGCCCCCGACTTCTATCAGGGCATGCCCGGCGTGATGAAGGCCATCGCGGCCGTCAGCCCGGCCCGCTGGGGCCTGGAGATGCTCATGACTGCCTTCTATTGGCACCCCGAGCGCACGGCCCTCTCGTGGCTTGAGTCCTTCGTTCCTGAAACGATTGGCTTCGCTTACGGTACCAAGGTATATCTCAAGGATGTAGGCGTCTTGGCCCTCCAAGGGGTATTATGGTTACTGTTATGCGCAATGGTTCTGCGTCGCCAGGACGCGGTGAAGTAA
- a CDS encoding serine/threonine protein kinase — MTTSIDPNSGPAPNGPAALGRYTLRHCLGQGGMGTVHLAEDTRLRRLVAIKSIRDELCRNEEVRKRIERECLLHARIGSHPHIVTLYDRLDEGDHIYLVMEYVEGKTLDALMDDAQTDAHALTWKDGIDVTIQVLDALARIHSQNIVHRDIKPSNILVTKSDSGETVAKLMDFGIARLEDSEAFATAVTKEGSGGPGTPTYMAPEQIDRQTFGPVSPATDIYAVGVMLYQLLSGAPPFTGTITEVFHSHLNVEPVSLDRVCAHPVPAELTTVLRRALAKHPRDRFDSARAMREALEQASHAVSSDAVVYRRATAEKTQMESAKTVAVDPAFGPVAGYEKGATVLTGIGTRMTRRKSSTAVLVIATAGVAVLFIAIGAFLLLGRGKPSTDPSTASTATTPETPTAASAPGDAAVPAAPADPTTTASVPPQPQPVSPTEPQPIITAEPPSTDGTQASGGAMAAFLEKRGTDPEPVATPPAPAPAPDTSSQQNGSAAAALAASSTTPNTPAPSPPPAAATPEPPKPKPKPDTVKSEPITPDKVTPATPDNVTPVPEKKKEEPNILEGIQVKTHSEKISN, encoded by the coding sequence ATGACTACCTCAATTGACCCGAATTCGGGCCCCGCTCCGAACGGACCGGCCGCCCTTGGACGCTACACCCTGCGGCACTGTCTTGGCCAGGGCGGCATGGGGACCGTGCACCTCGCTGAGGACACGCGTCTTAGACGCCTGGTTGCCATCAAAAGCATCCGCGACGAACTCTGCCGGAACGAGGAGGTGCGCAAGCGTATCGAGCGCGAATGCCTGCTCCACGCCCGCATCGGTTCGCATCCGCATATCGTGACGCTCTACGACCGCCTGGACGAGGGCGACCATATCTACCTCGTCATGGAGTATGTCGAAGGCAAGACCCTCGACGCCCTTATGGATGATGCGCAGACGGATGCGCACGCGCTCACGTGGAAAGACGGCATCGACGTGACCATCCAAGTGCTCGATGCTCTGGCGCGAATCCATTCCCAGAACATCGTGCATCGCGACATCAAACCCAGCAACATCCTGGTGACCAAGAGCGATTCCGGCGAAACGGTAGCTAAGCTTATGGACTTCGGCATCGCGCGCCTGGAAGACAGCGAAGCGTTCGCCACCGCCGTCACGAAAGAGGGATCCGGCGGGCCCGGCACACCCACATATATGGCCCCGGAGCAGATTGACCGGCAGACGTTCGGCCCCGTCTCTCCGGCTACCGATATCTACGCCGTTGGCGTCATGCTCTACCAACTGCTGTCCGGCGCGCCTCCATTCACGGGCACCATCACGGAAGTCTTCCACAGCCACCTCAACGTTGAGCCTGTTTCCCTCGACCGTGTCTGTGCGCACCCCGTTCCTGCGGAATTGACCACCGTGTTGCGCCGCGCCCTTGCGAAGCATCCCCGCGACCGATTCGATTCGGCGCGCGCCATGAGAGAGGCCCTCGAACAGGCCTCGCATGCGGTATCCAGCGATGCCGTGGTGTACCGCCGCGCCACCGCCGAAAAGACCCAGATGGAATCTGCCAAGACCGTCGCGGTTGACCCCGCATTCGGCCCTGTCGCCGGTTACGAGAAAGGCGCGACCGTCCTCACGGGGATCGGCACGCGTATGACCCGCCGCAAGTCCAGCACCGCCGTGCTGGTTATTGCCACGGCGGGCGTCGCCGTTCTTTTCATCGCCATTGGGGCGTTTCTCCTGCTTGGACGCGGCAAACCGTCCACCGACCCATCCACCGCGTCCACGGCAACGACACCCGAGACTCCCACCGCAGCCTCAGCGCCGGGAGACGCAGCGGTTCCTGCAGCGCCTGCAGATCCGACAACAACGGCCAGCGTGCCGCCGCAACCGCAGCCTGTTTCGCCCACCGAGCCGCAACCCATCATTACGGCGGAGCCGCCGTCAACTGACGGGACCCAGGCGTCCGGCGGGGCTATGGCCGCTTTCCTTGAGAAGCGTGGAACCGACCCCGAACCGGTTGCCACCCCTCCGGCGCCGGCCCCTGCGCCAGACACCTCGTCTCAGCAGAATGGGTCTGCCGCCGCAGCGTTGGCCGCGTCTTCAACCACGCCCAATACGCCGGCTCCCTCTCCTCCCCCGGCTGCTGCCACGCCGGAACCGCCAAAACCGAAACCCAAACCGGATACGGTCAAGTCTGAACCTATAACCCCGGACAAAGTAACTCCGGCAACCCCGGACAACGTGACGCCGGTACCCGAAAAGAAGAAAGAAGAACCGAATATTCTCGAGGGAATTCAAGTCAAGACTCATAGCGAGAAGATTTCCAACTGA